The proteins below come from a single Oscillospiraceae bacterium genomic window:
- a CDS encoding mannitol dehydrogenase family protein produces the protein MQMNASSIVNQKAEWEKLGVKLPAFDHAAMTAATKEHPIWVHFGAGNIFRGFIAALQQRLLNEGLADRGIIAADTFDYDIIDKIYTPYDNLTMNVTLNPDGTTSREIIGSVAEGLRANSADAKMMARFKQIFTDPGLQMISFTITEKGYALYRPDGSLMPVVQADIDEGPAHARHAMSMVAALLLERFQNGAAPLAVVSMDNCSHNGEKLQASVMTVAKAWLEKGFVGQDFIDYLSDESKITFPWSMIDKITPRPHKMVEESLEKDGIEGMTPIVTSKNTFIAAFVNAERPQYLVVEDKFPNGRPALEKAGVYMTDRETVNKTERMKVTTCLNPLHTAMSVYGCMLGYDLICAEMKDEDIVALIKRLGYVEGLPVVVDPKILDPKAFIDEVIEQRLPNPFMPDMPQRIATDTSQKVGIRFGETIKSYIAEGRDLNSLVSIPLAIAGWLRYLLAIDDNGNAFEVSADPLKDDLQAKLAGIEFGKPETVTDQLDGILSNASIFGTDLTKTVLADKIKAYFKAEIAGPGAVRKTLHEAVNG, from the coding sequence ATGCAGATGAACGCGTCTTCCATCGTCAACCAGAAGGCTGAGTGGGAAAAGCTGGGCGTCAAGCTGCCCGCATTTGACCACGCCGCCATGACCGCCGCCACCAAGGAGCACCCCATCTGGGTCCACTTCGGTGCCGGCAACATCTTCCGCGGCTTTATCGCCGCCCTGCAGCAGCGTCTGCTGAACGAGGGTCTGGCTGACCGCGGCATCATCGCAGCCGACACCTTCGACTACGACATCATCGACAAGATCTACACCCCGTATGACAATCTGACGATGAATGTCACCCTGAATCCGGACGGCACCACCAGCCGCGAGATCATCGGCTCTGTGGCCGAGGGCCTGCGCGCCAACTCTGCCGACGCCAAGATGATGGCCCGCTTCAAGCAGATCTTCACCGATCCCGGCCTGCAGATGATCTCCTTCACCATCACCGAGAAGGGCTACGCCCTCTATCGTCCCGACGGCAGCCTGATGCCCGTTGTGCAGGCCGACATTGACGAGGGTCCCGCCCACGCCCGCCACGCCATGAGCATGGTCGCCGCCCTGCTGCTGGAGCGTTTCCAGAACGGTGCCGCCCCGCTGGCAGTTGTCAGCATGGACAACTGCTCTCACAACGGCGAGAAGCTGCAGGCCAGCGTCATGACCGTTGCGAAGGCTTGGCTCGAGAAGGGCTTCGTCGGTCAGGACTTCATCGACTACCTGTCCGATGAGAGCAAGATCACCTTCCCCTGGTCCATGATCGACAAGATCACCCCGCGCCCCCACAAGATGGTCGAGGAATCTCTGGAGAAGGACGGCATCGAGGGCATGACCCCCATCGTCACCTCCAAGAACACCTTCATCGCTGCGTTTGTCAACGCCGAGCGCCCGCAGTATCTGGTTGTCGAGGACAAGTTCCCCAACGGCCGCCCCGCACTGGAGAAGGCCGGCGTCTATATGACCGACCGCGAGACCGTCAACAAGACTGAGCGCATGAAGGTCACCACCTGCCTGAACCCCCTGCACACCGCCATGAGCGTCTACGGCTGCATGCTGGGCTACGACCTGATCTGCGCCGAGATGAAGGACGAGGACATCGTTGCCCTGATCAAGCGTCTGGGCTATGTCGAGGGTCTGCCCGTTGTTGTTGACCCGAAGATTCTGGACCCCAAGGCCTTCATTGACGAGGTCATCGAGCAGCGCCTGCCCAACCCCTTCATGCCCGACATGCCGCAGCGCATCGCAACCGACACCTCCCAGAAGGTCGGCATCCGCTTCGGCGAGACCATCAAGAGCTACATCGCCGAGGGCCGCGACCTGAACAGCCTCGTTTCCATTCCTCTGGCCATCGCCGGCTGGCTGCGCTACCTGCTGGCCATCGACGACAACGGCAACGCCTTTGAGGTTTCCGCTGACCCGCTGAAGGACGACCTGCAGGCCAAGCTCGCCGGCATCGAGTTCGGCAAGCCCGAGACCGTCACCGATCAGCTGGACGGCATCCTGTCTAACGCCTCCATCTTCGGCACCGATCTGACCAAGACCGTGCTGGCAGACAAGATCAAGGCCTACTTCAAGGCCGAGATTGCAGGCCCCGGCGCCGTCCGCAAGACCCTGCACGAGGCCGTGAACGGCTGA
- a CDS encoding ammonium transporter produces the protein MYNSADVTWTLVAAFLVFFMQAGFALCEAGLTRAKNTGNILMKNMMDFCIGTPCYWLVGFGVMFAGSGALIGGFDPFIRGSYDFGTLPVWVYAVFQTVFCATAATIVSGSMAERTKFSAYCCYSAAISLIVYPISGHWIWGGGWLAQLGFHDFAGSTAVHFVGGVTACLGAWMLGPRIGKYNKAGTPRAIPGHNLTAMALGVFILWFCWFGFNGGSTVSMTGDDTMISAGLICFNTNLAAALATVAALIVSWVRYGKPDVSLTFNGALAGLVAITAGCDVVDPFGAAVIGIVAGVLCIFSVEFFDKIAKIDDPVGAVSVHCVNGCWGTLAVGLFATEGGLFYGGGFAKLGIQLLGVVSVAAWVLITMYIIFSIIKKTIGLRVSEKEELDGLDIHEHGLTSAYAGFAISDPTYAELDVNENTDLGEDDITKASPAKVAAAVKVTQEAPLPAGLDSGMHKVSIIVQLAKFETLKKALNDIGVTGMTVTQVMGCGLQKGSGERYRGAEVDATLLPKVKVEVVVSKIPVDKIIDTATKALYTGHIGDGKIFVYNVAKVVKVRTGEQDYAALQDVE, from the coding sequence ATGTACAACTCAGCAGATGTAACATGGACACTGGTTGCGGCGTTTCTGGTGTTCTTTATGCAGGCAGGCTTTGCTTTGTGTGAAGCCGGCCTGACCCGCGCTAAAAACACCGGCAATATTCTGATGAAGAATATGATGGATTTTTGCATCGGCACACCCTGCTACTGGCTGGTCGGCTTCGGCGTGATGTTCGCCGGCTCCGGCGCGCTCATCGGCGGGTTTGACCCGTTCATCCGCGGCAGCTATGACTTCGGCACGCTGCCGGTCTGGGTCTACGCGGTGTTCCAGACGGTGTTCTGCGCGACCGCCGCCACCATCGTTTCCGGCTCGATGGCCGAGCGCACAAAGTTCAGCGCCTACTGCTGCTACTCCGCCGCGATCAGCCTGATCGTCTACCCCATCTCCGGCCACTGGATCTGGGGCGGCGGCTGGCTGGCGCAGCTCGGCTTCCATGACTTCGCAGGCTCCACGGCGGTCCACTTTGTCGGCGGCGTCACGGCCTGCCTCGGCGCCTGGATGCTCGGCCCCCGCATTGGCAAGTACAACAAGGCGGGCACGCCGCGCGCCATCCCCGGCCACAACCTGACCGCCATGGCGCTGGGCGTTTTCATCCTGTGGTTCTGCTGGTTCGGCTTCAACGGCGGCTCCACCGTCAGCATGACCGGCGATGATACGATGATTTCCGCCGGCCTTATCTGCTTCAACACCAACCTTGCCGCCGCGCTGGCCACTGTTGCGGCGCTGATCGTCTCGTGGGTGCGGTACGGCAAGCCTGATGTCTCGCTGACCTTCAACGGCGCGCTGGCGGGCCTTGTGGCCATCACCGCGGGCTGTGATGTGGTCGATCCGTTCGGCGCAGCCGTCATCGGCATTGTGGCCGGTGTGCTCTGCATCTTCTCGGTCGAGTTCTTCGACAAGATTGCCAAGATCGATGACCCGGTCGGTGCGGTCTCCGTCCACTGCGTCAACGGCTGCTGGGGCACGCTGGCGGTCGGCCTGTTTGCCACCGAGGGCGGCCTGTTCTACGGCGGCGGCTTTGCCAAGCTGGGCATCCAGCTGCTGGGCGTTGTCAGCGTGGCCGCGTGGGTGCTGATCACGATGTACATCATCTTCTCGATCATCAAAAAGACGATCGGGCTGCGCGTCTCCGAGAAGGAGGAGCTGGACGGCCTTGACATCCACGAGCACGGCCTGACGAGCGCCTACGCCGGCTTTGCGATCAGCGACCCGACCTACGCCGAGCTGGATGTCAACGAAAACACTGATCTCGGCGAGGACGACATCACCAAGGCCAGCCCCGCCAAGGTGGCGGCGGCCGTCAAGGTCACGCAGGAAGCCCCGCTGCCCGCCGGGCTGGATTCCGGCATGCACAAGGTTTCCATCATCGTGCAGCTTGCGAAGTTTGAGACCCTGAAGAAGGCGCTGAACGACATCGGCGTGACCGGTATGACGGTGACGCAGGTCATGGGCTGCGGCCTGCAGAAGGGCAGCGGCGAGAGGTACCGCGGCGCCGAGGTGGACGCCACCCTGCTGCCGAAGGTCAAGGTCGAGGTCGTTGTGAGCAAGATCCCGGTCGACAAGATCATCGACACCGCCACCAAGGCCCTGTACACCGGCCACATCGGCGATGGCAAGATTTTTGTCTACAATGTGGCAAAGGTCGTCAAGGTCCGCACCGGCGAGCAGGATTACGCCGCCCTGCAGGATGTGGAATAA
- a CDS encoding recombinase family protein: protein MNSEVNRMICVDSNGQAIEISVADQMWLDDAYFKGKQMHLEADAPRVALAYRVSTKGQVDHDDIPMQKIDCRKFAQKQGWRVVKEVAEKGVSGSKVSASKRDAIQQLKEEAANGEFDILLVYMFDRLGRIESETPFVLEWFVQHGIQMWSTHEGQQKIETHGDKLMNYIRFWQAAGESEKTSIRTRDRIRQIVSSGHYTGGFVCYGYKLEDQGRRNKRDKPVMDLVINEEEATWVRELFYKVIQEGASGYALAEMLNNRGLRTRAGAKFQSSNIIRIIRHEGYTGYIITKNARSEYIPELRIIDRETFDKANDIINRRKAKSEQERKIAHTSQNPTLLAGIVYCAHCGAKMSGFMHTDRYKLADGSIREKVQPKYNCFQRGQRNKGGRDCDGQALYLAERVDAIVLQAVSKIFEQIRDTPYSRMAENRIRQESNLQKSKRASVEKKIKTAQHALERFEGEILKCLDGTSNFTEDMIAKQIRRYQQELDDAKAEYAALQNARLNEAAEIRKLRTYYDEFRGWAEEFDAAPLEIKRMILSQLIERVEVGRKYQVTIKLNMEYQQFLEITEEQKLIPLISA, encoded by the coding sequence ATGAACAGCGAGGTGAACAGAATGATTTGCGTAGATTCGAATGGCCAAGCTATTGAAATTTCGGTAGCGGACCAGATGTGGCTGGATGATGCCTATTTTAAGGGAAAGCAGATGCATCTTGAAGCGGATGCACCGCGCGTTGCACTGGCTTATCGAGTATCGACAAAAGGGCAGGTAGACCACGATGATATTCCAATGCAGAAAATTGACTGCCGAAAGTTTGCACAAAAGCAAGGGTGGCGGGTGGTAAAAGAGGTGGCCGAAAAGGGCGTCTCTGGTTCTAAGGTGTCGGCCTCAAAACGCGATGCCATCCAGCAATTGAAAGAAGAAGCCGCCAACGGCGAATTTGATATTCTGCTAGTCTATATGTTTGACCGTCTCGGACGAATCGAAAGCGAAACTCCCTTTGTGCTGGAATGGTTCGTCCAGCATGGAATTCAAATGTGGAGTACCCACGAAGGTCAGCAGAAAATCGAGACACATGGCGATAAGCTGATGAACTACATCCGCTTTTGGCAGGCAGCAGGGGAATCGGAGAAAACATCCATCCGAACCCGCGATAGAATCCGGCAAATCGTGTCCAGTGGTCACTACACAGGTGGCTTCGTATGCTATGGTTACAAGTTAGAAGACCAAGGCAGACGAAACAAGCGTGATAAGCCTGTTATGGATCTGGTCATCAATGAGGAAGAAGCTACATGGGTTCGGGAGCTCTTTTATAAGGTTATCCAAGAAGGCGCCAGCGGATATGCTCTGGCTGAAATGTTAAATAACCGAGGATTGCGTACCCGTGCCGGAGCAAAGTTCCAGTCGAGCAATATAATCCGAATTATTCGCCACGAGGGGTATACAGGCTACATAATTACGAAAAATGCTCGTTCTGAGTATATTCCAGAATTGCGGATCATCGACAGGGAAACATTCGATAAGGCAAATGACATAATAAACCGCAGAAAAGCCAAATCGGAGCAAGAACGAAAAATCGCCCACACCAGTCAGAATCCAACGCTGCTGGCGGGCATCGTGTACTGTGCACACTGTGGTGCGAAGATGTCGGGATTTATGCATACGGATCGCTACAAACTGGCGGATGGCAGTATCCGCGAAAAAGTCCAGCCCAAATATAACTGCTTTCAGCGCGGTCAGCGAAACAAAGGCGGCAGAGACTGCGATGGACAGGCATTATATCTTGCGGAGAGGGTAGATGCTATCGTTCTGCAAGCGGTATCAAAGATATTTGAGCAGATTAGAGATACACCGTACTCAAGGATGGCAGAAAACCGAATAAGGCAGGAATCAAATCTACAAAAATCTAAACGCGCTTCGGTAGAAAAGAAAATTAAAACTGCACAGCATGCTTTGGAACGCTTTGAAGGTGAGATTCTGAAATGCCTTGATGGAACAAGCAATTTTACCGAGGATATGATTGCCAAGCAAATCCGGCGATACCAACAAGAACTGGATGATGCGAAAGCAGAGTATGCTGCACTTCAAAATGCGAGGCTGAACGAAGCTGCAGAGATTCGAAAACTGCGTACCTACTATGATGAATTTAGAGGCTGGGCAGAAGAATTCGATGCGGCACCATTAGAAATCAAACGCATGATACTGAGCCAACTGATAGAAAGAGTGGAGGTCGGAAGAAAGTATCAGGTTACGATAAAGCTAAATATGGAATATCAGCAATTCTTGGAAATCACAGAAGAACAGAAACTTATACCGCTGATTAGTGCGTAA
- a CDS encoding recombinase family protein → MMKEYKVWAFARTAMPNLSALEDQLADVMREANRRGYIIVNSCMEQKYGNELWRPDLFAMLQAIQQGRVNAVVVQSLDRLSHDLNVLYTILLFMQKHGAVLITTKTDLRYELYLTGLESRLLNHPLKTDGCVWEYEDYENAKC, encoded by the coding sequence ATGATGAAAGAATATAAAGTATGGGCTTTTGCGAGAACCGCAATGCCAAATCTTTCTGCGTTGGAAGATCAACTGGCAGATGTTATGAGAGAAGCTAACCGCCGTGGATACATCATTGTGAATTCATGTATGGAGCAAAAATACGGTAATGAACTTTGGCGGCCGGATTTGTTTGCCATGTTGCAGGCCATCCAGCAGGGGAGAGTAAATGCAGTTGTAGTTCAGAGCCTTGACCGTTTGAGCCATGATCTGAATGTCCTCTATACGATTTTGCTGTTTATGCAAAAGCATGGAGCGGTACTTATCACGACAAAGACCGACCTGCGATATGAATTGTATCTGACAGGTCTGGAAAGTAGACTGTTAAACCATCCGCTTAAAACGGATGGCTGCGTATGGGAATATGAGGATTATGAAAATGCAAAGTGCTGA
- the uxuA gene encoding mannonate dehydratase: MSMKMGWRWYGEGNDPITLSDIKQIPGVEEIVWALHSKMPGEIWEENEIKEVVDQIHAAGFSATVVESVNVHDDIKIGLPTRDQYIENYKQCIRNLSKFGVKTICYNFMPIFDWTRTDLFHPVGDGSTALFYQKDLIKDDYKGMANYILEFTEKYNMTFPGWEPERMAKLDELFKAYAPVTKEKLWDNLKYFLEAIMPTCRECDIKMAIHQDDPPWDIFGLPRLLVDAESIDRFLTMVDDPYNCLTLCSGSMNANPNNNVAAIVRKHCDRIPFAHVRNIHHFENGDFSEAAHRDCCGETGIIEILRAYHDCGFDGCIRPDHGRQLWEEGPGKCRPGYGKYDRALGVQYMLGVWDLLDRLDEEKNR, from the coding sequence ATGTCTATGAAAATGGGTTGGCGCTGGTATGGTGAGGGCAATGACCCCATCACCCTGAGCGACATCAAGCAGATTCCCGGTGTTGAGGAGATCGTCTGGGCGCTGCACAGCAAAATGCCCGGCGAGATCTGGGAGGAGAACGAAATCAAGGAGGTCGTAGACCAGATCCACGCGGCCGGCTTCAGCGCCACCGTAGTTGAGTCCGTCAATGTCCACGATGACATCAAGATCGGTCTGCCCACCCGCGACCAGTATATCGAGAACTACAAGCAGTGCATCCGCAACCTGTCCAAGTTCGGCGTCAAGACCATCTGCTACAACTTCATGCCCATCTTTGACTGGACCCGCACCGACCTGTTCCACCCGGTCGGCGATGGCTCCACCGCCCTGTTCTATCAGAAGGATCTGATCAAGGACGACTACAAGGGCATGGCAAACTACATTCTCGAATTTACCGAGAAGTACAACATGACCTTCCCCGGCTGGGAGCCGGAGCGCATGGCCAAGCTGGACGAGTTGTTCAAGGCCTACGCCCCCGTCACCAAGGAGAAGCTGTGGGATAACCTCAAGTACTTCCTTGAGGCGATCATGCCCACCTGCCGCGAGTGCGACATCAAGATGGCCATCCATCAGGACGATCCCCCATGGGATATCTTCGGCCTGCCCCGTCTGCTGGTTGACGCCGAGAGCATCGACCGCTTCCTGACGATGGTCGATGACCCGTACAACTGCCTGACGCTCTGCTCCGGCAGCATGAACGCCAACCCCAACAACAATGTGGCCGCCATCGTGCGCAAGCACTGCGACCGCATCCCGTTCGCCCATGTGCGCAACATCCATCACTTCGAGAACGGTGACTTCTCTGAAGCTGCCCACCGCGACTGCTGCGGCGAGACCGGCATCATCGAGATCCTGCGCGCCTACCACGACTGCGGCTTTGACGGCTGCATCCGCCCCGACCACGGCCGCCAGCTGTGGGAGGAAGGCCCCGGCAAATGCCGCCCCGGTTACGGCAAGTACGACCGCGCCCTTGGCGTGCAGTACATGCTCGGCGTCTGGGATCTGCTGGATCGTCTGGACGAAGAGAAGAACCGCTGA
- a CDS encoding AraC family transcriptional regulator — protein sequence MSNYNPYTKRQTMIAPDYEVYRYRSTYMNEVELHHHDFYEVYLLLRGRVEYIVENQLYRVRPGDWMLCSPLELHQARIATDADAYERIVLWIARPYLEGLSTAHTSLTRCFDTTIPGHTNLLRLPGATGAPLRTTVDKLCALKASKDYGSDLLAQSALVELLVGLNRAAADRGDARPVGTSDQVVDAVLHYINEHYSEPLTLDQLSEKFFISKYHLLRKFDAQVGTTVHRYILQKRLLNAKQLLAGGVPPNEVCQYCGFGDYANFYRAFRAEYNQTPRQYIQSARGK from the coding sequence ATGTCAAACTACAACCCCTACACCAAACGCCAGACGATGATCGCGCCCGACTATGAGGTCTACCGCTACCGGTCTACCTACATGAACGAGGTCGAGCTGCACCACCATGACTTCTATGAGGTCTATCTGCTGCTGCGCGGCCGGGTGGAATATATCGTTGAGAACCAGCTCTACCGTGTGCGCCCCGGTGACTGGATGCTCTGCAGCCCGCTGGAGCTGCATCAGGCCCGTATTGCCACCGATGCCGATGCCTATGAGCGGATCGTGCTTTGGATCGCCCGGCCGTATCTGGAGGGCTTGTCCACTGCGCACACCAGCCTGACCCGCTGCTTTGACACCACGATCCCCGGCCATACGAACCTGCTGCGGCTGCCCGGCGCGACCGGCGCGCCGCTGCGCACCACGGTGGACAAGCTGTGCGCCTTGAAGGCAAGCAAGGACTACGGCAGCGACCTGCTGGCCCAGAGCGCCCTTGTGGAGCTGCTGGTCGGGCTGAACCGCGCCGCCGCCGACCGCGGCGATGCCCGGCCTGTTGGCACGAGCGATCAGGTGGTGGATGCGGTGCTGCACTACATCAACGAGCATTACAGCGAGCCGCTGACCCTTGACCAGCTCTCGGAGAAGTTCTTCATCAGTAAGTATCACCTGCTGCGCAAGTTTGATGCACAGGTCGGCACGACCGTACACCGATATATTTTGCAAAAACGGCTGCTGAACGCCAAGCAGCTGCTTGCAGGCGGCGTGCCGCCGAATGAGGTCTGTCAGTACTGCGGCTTCGGCGATTACGCGAATTTTTACCGTGCGTTCCGGGCCGAGTACAACCAGACGCCGAGACAGTATATCCAGAGTGCCAGGGGGAAGTGA
- a CDS encoding 2-hydroxyacid dehydrogenase, protein MKIVFYGTREYDHYYFDVLAADPEYGCEIRFLTANLDADTAPLARGGDAVCAFVNADCSAAVLEKLAQAGIRCLLLRCAGYNHVDLPAAQRYGITVLRVPGYSPEAVAEHAMALALAANRRICKAYIKVRNNNFSLDGLLGYNLYGSAAGIVGTGRIGAAMARICCGFGMTVLACDQYRNPALDGLVRYVGLEELLRTADLVSLHCPLTAETYHMINAETIRMMRDSAVLVNTSRGGLIDTRALINALRSRKFAGVGLDVYEDEDGQVFENFSDDVLRNEIVPVLMSFPNVVVTSHQAFFTRTALQSIAITTMENARAFARGEKLVNEVK, encoded by the coding sequence ATGAAGATCGTCTTTTACGGGACGCGGGAGTATGACCATTACTACTTTGATGTGCTGGCGGCTGACCCGGAATATGGCTGCGAGATCAGGTTTTTAACGGCAAATCTCGATGCGGATACCGCGCCGCTGGCGCGGGGCGGGGACGCGGTGTGCGCGTTTGTCAATGCAGACTGCTCGGCGGCAGTGCTGGAAAAGCTGGCGCAGGCGGGCATCCGCTGCCTGCTGCTGCGCTGCGCCGGGTACAATCATGTGGACCTGCCGGCGGCGCAGCGGTACGGCATAACGGTGCTGCGGGTGCCGGGCTACAGCCCCGAGGCAGTGGCCGAGCACGCCATGGCGCTGGCGCTGGCCGCGAACCGCCGCATCTGCAAGGCGTATATCAAGGTGCGCAACAACAATTTTTCGCTTGATGGGCTGCTGGGGTACAACCTGTACGGCTCGGCGGCCGGTATTGTGGGTACGGGGCGCATCGGTGCGGCGATGGCCCGTATCTGCTGCGGCTTCGGCATGACGGTGCTGGCCTGCGACCAATACCGCAACCCTGCGCTGGACGGCCTTGTGCGGTATGTGGGGCTGGAGGAGCTGCTGCGTACCGCAGATCTGGTCAGCCTGCATTGCCCGCTGACGGCGGAAACCTACCACATGATCAACGCTGAGACGATCCGGATGATGCGCGACAGCGCGGTGCTTGTCAACACCAGCCGGGGCGGGCTGATCGACACGCGGGCGCTCATCAATGCGCTGCGCAGCCGCAAATTTGCCGGTGTGGGGCTGGATGTCTATGAGGATGAGGACGGTCAGGTGTTTGAAAACTTCTCCGACGATGTGTTGCGCAATGAGATCGTGCCGGTGCTGATGAGCTTTCCGAATGTGGTCGTGACGAGCCATCAGGCGTTTTTTACCCGGACCGCGCTGCAGAGCATCGCCATCACAACGATGGAGAACGCGCGGGCATTTGCGCGAGGGGAAAAGCTGGTGAATGAGGTGAAGTAA
- a CDS encoding sigma-70 family RNA polymerase sigma factor produces MAYNKAKAEMEWLKWKNKEENQLRELGVDEDTIQRLHTYDWDAFKSERNYQRLNAGSEPLEKLSVVDKPKEASNLQGLLDEIENERLYAILKDTDKLTIEILLYKMQGYSIKEISKMYKIPKTTIYSRISVLQKKIKNIF; encoded by the coding sequence ATGGCTTATAACAAGGCAAAGGCCGAAATGGAATGGCTCAAATGGAAAAATAAGGAAGAGAATCAACTGCGAGAATTAGGTGTTGATGAGGACACGATTCAACGATTGCATACCTACGATTGGGATGCATTTAAGTCAGAGCGAAACTACCAACGGCTAAATGCCGGATCGGAGCCTCTTGAAAAACTATCTGTCGTAGATAAGCCAAAAGAGGCGAGCAACTTGCAAGGCTTGTTAGATGAAATCGAAAATGAACGCTTGTATGCAATTTTGAAAGACACAGACAAATTGACGATTGAAATTCTTCTATATAAGATGCAGGGGTATTCAATCAAGGAAATCTCAAAGATGTACAAAATTCCTAAAACAACGATTTACAGCAGAATTTCTGTGCTTCAGAAGAAAATTAAAAATATTTTTTGA
- a CDS encoding recombinase family protein: MSYCKEHPTWIYVRYTTNDVQSALRRQADLFEEAGSHGFLVRGTSFDKCGGNSLKDRDGLRSMLDAVKAGRVESVMIRDLDQISRNSYLLVGVIEIFRQHDIYLITTECDLNEELARVGLARYVGDRFTRASFGQPRFDVSLPFADKL, translated from the coding sequence ATGAGCTATTGCAAAGAACATCCGACTTGGATCTATGTGCGGTACACAACAAATGACGTTCAAAGCGCACTGCGGCGGCAGGCGGATTTGTTTGAGGAGGCTGGGAGTCATGGTTTTTTAGTTCGTGGCACATCATTTGATAAATGCGGGGGCAACAGCTTGAAAGACCGAGATGGCCTTCGCAGTATGCTGGATGCTGTAAAGGCTGGTCGCGTTGAATCGGTAATGATTCGTGACCTAGACCAAATTAGCCGGAACAGCTACCTGCTGGTTGGTGTAATCGAAATTTTCCGCCAGCATGATATTTATCTTATTACCACGGAATGTGATTTGAACGAAGAACTGGCTCGTGTTGGCTTGGCTCGTTATGTGGGTGACCGCTTTACACGAGCCTCATTCGGGCAACCGAGATTCGATGTCAGCTTACCATTTGCGGACAAATTATGA
- a CDS encoding OadG family transporter subunit — protein sequence MPNLALLALEASDGTVVLTSITLVFAMLVALCLIITLEGKIFDNINNKKNDKPAAPKAPAAPAAKAAPAAKPAAPAAKADNGSIPGEIIAAISAAVASVCGGNAVIRGIKRVSKPAAGSRRGAWGDAGVREHTTPFM from the coding sequence ATGCCCAACCTAGCTCTGCTTGCCCTTGAAGCCAGCGACGGCACCGTTGTTCTGACCAGCATTACACTGGTTTTCGCGATGCTGGTGGCCCTGTGCCTTATCATCACGCTGGAAGGCAAGATCTTCGACAACATCAACAATAAGAAGAACGACAAGCCTGCCGCGCCGAAGGCCCCTGCGGCCCCCGCTGCCAAGGCTGCCCCTGCCGCTAAGCCCGCTGCCCCTGCAGCCAAGGCTGACAACGGCTCCATCCCCGGCGAGATCATCGCCGCCATCTCCGCTGCCGTGGCCTCTGTGTGCGGCGGCAATGCCGTCATCCGCGGCATCAAGCGCGTTTCCAAGCCCGCTGCCGGCTCCCGCCGCGGCGCATGGGGTGACGCAGGCGTGCGCGAGCATACCACGCCCTTTATGTAA